In Paenibacillus kyungheensis, the following are encoded in one genomic region:
- a CDS encoding NifU N-terminal domain-containing protein, with translation MAIEMSIQNTPNPNAVKINANQHIFEGPASTSLKAGDSTDHPLASALISIDGVDNIFGMRDFVTISKLPDASWDDIIPQVEAAFENAE, from the coding sequence ATGGCTATCGAAATGAGTATCCAGAACACACCTAACCCGAACGCGGTCAAAATCAATGCCAATCAACATATTTTTGAAGGTCCAGCTAGTACTTCACTCAAAGCAGGAGATAGCACAGACCATCCATTAGCAAGCGCATTGATCAGTATCGACGGTGTTGATAATATTTTTGGGATGCGTGATTTTGTAACGATAAGTAAATTACCTGATGCAAGCTGGGATGATATTATTCCACAAGTAGAAGCAGCTTTTGAGAACGCTGAATAA
- a CDS encoding DUF4261 domain-containing protein produces MGIFDKFRKPKEESTSTSAYDHIVPMPTAVPNQQEVPMVLGFALLSSETCDWSSFIDNLHKDAEITIENQPNEENIVFEVEGMQVVVAHMPAPIPNREVEECCKYNLLWPEAEQVVATHRSHVIVSVSGAPNPIAAHLLFTQVVSSMMQLNEALAFYMAPMVVSAESYVESAQMLKEGELPVQLWVFIGLYQNEQGRCSYTRGLERFGKYEIEVIHSEHSLSEVFEFTMMVVDYVISYNVSLEQGETIGFSEEQRLSLTVSQGIAVENDSIKVGY; encoded by the coding sequence ATGGGGATTTTTGATAAATTTCGTAAACCTAAAGAAGAATCCACTTCAACGTCAGCATACGATCATATTGTTCCTATGCCAACAGCCGTACCTAATCAACAAGAAGTACCAATGGTACTCGGGTTTGCATTACTAAGCAGTGAGACCTGTGATTGGTCATCATTTATTGATAATCTACATAAAGATGCTGAAATTACGATTGAAAATCAACCCAATGAAGAAAATATCGTATTTGAAGTAGAAGGAATGCAGGTAGTGGTCGCTCATATGCCTGCACCGATACCTAACCGTGAAGTGGAAGAATGCTGTAAATATAATTTGTTGTGGCCAGAAGCAGAGCAAGTGGTAGCTACTCATCGTTCCCATGTTATTGTCAGTGTATCCGGTGCACCTAATCCAATTGCAGCGCATTTGTTATTTACACAAGTAGTCAGTAGCATGATGCAGCTCAACGAAGCATTAGCTTTTTATATGGCTCCGATGGTCGTATCTGCTGAAAGTTATGTAGAAAGTGCACAAATGCTCAAAGAAGGAGAACTACCTGTACAATTATGGGTATTTATCGGATTGTATCAAAATGAACAAGGTCGTTGTTCTTATACAAGAGGGCTTGAACGTTTTGGCAAATACGAGATCGAAGTGATTCATTCCGAACATTCGTTAAGTGAGGTATTTGAATTTACGATGATGGTGGTCGACTATGTTATTAGTTATAACGTCTCATTAGAACAGGGCGAGACAATAGGTTTCTCAGAAGAGCAACGCCTATCGCTGACTGTATCTCAAGGAATAGCTGTAGAGAATGATAGCATTAAGGTTGGCTATTGA
- a CDS encoding AraC family transcriptional regulator: MDNSGLFSLEKYRKQRLAPIEQWSPNIHYAQYQKLPTGTLNKRMIYDFELLYVRKGEAVTHVAEQRLVIPTGHLLFIPAGVYHRNEVTSTPSAQFIGIHFDFFHELHIVREEDLIVHPHKITESKFATEAVAEGFAPLSTRWLYIPTPSCVQLIEQLVHEFTMRSPGYLLICKAILLQILGLLLRSQKSYHHTNQPVHGDRILEMMNTIEQHPENQWNNRLLAEELNMNEDHMIKVFKKMAGMPPGEYIQMLRHREARRLLQETDASIEEIGRQVGYADIHYFSRIFRKSEGIPPRAYRKLSRIL; the protein is encoded by the coding sequence TTGGACAATTCCGGTTTATTTTCTCTAGAAAAGTATCGCAAGCAACGTCTTGCTCCTATAGAACAATGGTCTCCTAATATTCATTACGCACAGTATCAGAAGTTACCTACAGGTACATTGAACAAACGAATGATTTATGACTTTGAACTGTTATATGTACGCAAAGGAGAAGCTGTGACTCATGTAGCAGAGCAACGTCTTGTGATTCCGACAGGGCATTTATTGTTTATTCCAGCAGGGGTATATCACCGCAATGAAGTCACTTCTACCCCTAGTGCACAATTTATAGGGATTCACTTTGACTTTTTCCATGAGCTTCATATTGTGCGTGAAGAAGATTTAATCGTACATCCACACAAAATTACCGAAAGTAAATTTGCTACTGAAGCGGTAGCAGAAGGATTTGCTCCTTTATCTACTCGTTGGTTGTATATCCCTACACCATCATGTGTACAATTAATCGAACAACTGGTGCATGAATTTACGATGCGTTCTCCAGGTTATTTACTTATCTGCAAAGCAATCTTGTTACAGATTCTAGGTCTACTGCTACGCTCTCAAAAATCGTACCATCACACCAACCAACCTGTGCATGGAGATCGTATTTTGGAAATGATGAATACGATCGAACAGCATCCCGAGAATCAATGGAATAATCGTCTATTAGCTGAAGAACTCAATATGAATGAAGATCATATGATCAAAGTATTTAAAAAGATGGCAGGTATGCCTCCAGGCGAATATATTCAAATGCTCCGTCATCGTGAAGCAAGGCGATTATTACAAGAGACAGACGCATCGATTGAAGAAATTGGACGACAAGTAGGTTATGCCGATATCCATTATTTCAGCCGTATTTTTCGTAAAAGTGAAGGCATTCCTCCGCGTGCTTATCGTAAGCTATCGCGTATCTTGTAA
- a CDS encoding sugar phosphate isomerase/epimerase family protein, producing MKKGINIWSFADNYSIAECASIASDAGFTGIELSLQAEGELALDSSESELIAIRNTVIDQGLEISGLATGLYWEYSMTSDDQKIRQHAIDICRKQLEVAAALEVDAILVIPGGVGVDFIPDYPVVAYDLAYERALEAISQLSTEAQSVGVHIGIENVWNKFLLSPLEMKSFLDDIHSAYVGAYFDVGNVVYSGYPEHWIRILGERIKKVHFKDYRREVGGLAGFVDLLAGDVNYPAVVNALREIDYTNYVTAEMIPAYKYYSNQLIYNTSHAMDSILG from the coding sequence GTGAAAAAAGGAATTAATATCTGGTCATTTGCAGACAACTATAGTATCGCAGAATGTGCCAGTATCGCAAGTGATGCCGGATTTACTGGAATCGAATTATCGTTACAAGCAGAAGGTGAGCTGGCATTAGATAGTTCTGAATCAGAGCTGATTGCAATTCGCAACACTGTTATCGATCAAGGGTTAGAGATTAGTGGATTAGCTACAGGGCTATACTGGGAATATTCGATGACCAGTGACGATCAGAAGATCCGTCAGCATGCGATCGATATCTGTCGTAAACAGTTAGAAGTAGCCGCCGCACTGGAAGTGGATGCGATTCTAGTGATTCCCGGAGGTGTCGGTGTCGATTTTATCCCTGATTACCCTGTTGTTGCTTATGATCTTGCATATGAACGCGCATTAGAAGCGATAAGCCAATTATCTACAGAAGCGCAATCAGTTGGTGTGCATATCGGAATCGAAAATGTATGGAATAAGTTTTTACTTTCACCGCTTGAAATGAAATCTTTTTTGGATGATATCCATTCAGCGTATGTCGGTGCTTATTTTGACGTGGGTAATGTAGTCTACTCCGGTTATCCCGAGCATTGGATTCGTATTCTAGGAGAGCGGATCAAAAAAGTACATTTTAAAGATTATCGCCGTGAGGTAGGTGGGCTAGCAGGCTTTGTAGATTTGTTAGCAGGTGATGTGAATTATCCGGCTGTTGTTAATGCTCTGCGCGAGATTGACTATACCAACTATGTCACTGCGGAGATGATTCCAGCGTACAAATACTATTCGAACCAGTTAATTTATAACACGTCGCATGCTATGGATAGTATTTTGGGATAA